The following is a genomic window from Coleofasciculaceae cyanobacterium.
TAGTGGATAAAGCAAAAATACTGAGACAAATACGGCGATGGGCGCACTAAAAGCGATCGCGTTATAAGGTCGTATTCCGACTAAACGCGAGATTTCAAATTGTCTGAGCATGAAGCCAATTAGCGCAAAAGCACCGTGTAGCGCGATAAACGCCCACAGTCCCCCGATTTGACACCAGCGGGTGAAACTCCACCCTGCCTCTGGTCCCCATAAAAATAACAGGGAGTGTCCCATGCTGTCTGCGGGTGTTGATGCTGCTACGGTTAGGAAGTTACATCCTTCTAGGTAAGAAGAAGCTAATCCGTGAGTGTACCAGCTGGTTACGAATGTGGTGCAGGTTAGCCATCCTCCAATTGCCATGTAGGCACAGGGGAAGAGCAGGATTCCTGACCATCCTACGAATACAAAGCGATCGCGCTTGAGCCAGTCGTCTACCGCATCAAAGATGCCGCGTTTGGCTGGCGCGCGTCCTACTGCTATTGTCATATTTTTTAATCCTCTTGCTTAGATAATATTTAGACTGCAAGATCTATCAAAATGTACTTTTCTATCATGCCTTAGGTATTTATCTCAAATAAACTTGAGAATTACCAAGATTTATAAAACTTTACCAGATTACCAGGTAGTATTTCCTGTCATCAGATGAAACTTTTCTTAAGATACCGTAACAAATATAGATTCAGCCACAGCACTTAAGTACTTTATATTAAAATAACATGAAAATACTGCTACCACGCGAATAAAGACAGCTTTTAAACCCAAAACTTAGCTCGCTATTCTGGGGTAAGAGCCATAAATATTGATTAGGAAAATTTTTACAAAATGACATATTACGACTTGAGGTAAAGTCAAACATCAGTTTCCAGCATAAAATGCCAGGTCTTTCTATTGATTAAGTTTTTACTGAATCAACTAAATGAGAAAGTAGAAGAAGCAAGCAAAATTTTTTATTAGTACCCAAAAATATTAATCAAATTTAAGACAATCGTAATGACAACCAATCAAACGAAACAACAAACATTAAGACATGATATTCTTGGCTCTCGCAGACTAAGTAATTTGCTGTGGGCAGTTATAGTAACAATAGGCGGAATAGGATTCTTGTTGGCTGGTCTATCTAGCTATTTTAAAACCAATTTGTTAATTGTTTCGGATACTAGCGAATTACAGTTTATTCCCCAAGGAGTTGCTCTAACTTTTTATGGTGTAGCAGGATCACTTCTGGCTACATACCTATGGCTACTTTTGGTTTGGAATGTAGGTGGTGGCTACAACGAATTTGATAAAGACACAGGTAAAGTAACGATCGCACGTCAAGGGTATCCTGGCAAAAATCGACGGGTAGAAGTTGAGATTCCCATAGAAGAAGTGCAGTCTGTTCGAGTCGAAATAAGAGAAGGATTAAGTCCTAAGCGAGCTTTATATTTGCGCTCTAAAAAAAGAAGAGATATTCCTTTGACCCGAGTTGGCGAACCCATAGCACTTGCGACTTTAGAAAACCAAGGAGCAGAGCTAGCAAGATTTTTACAAATTCCTTTAGAAGGATTGTAGGCTGTAAAATAAATATAAAAAAATACTTGGCGATCGCTTTATGGAAGATTTATTAAAGCGATCGTCTTTTTTTCTCGTTACTGGATTGGAATCATCATCCTTTGATACATACCACTTGCTTGATGGTGGCGACAACTTCAACTAAATCTGATTGCTGTGCCATAACCTCTTCGATCGGCTTGTATGCCCCAGGAATTTCATCGATAATTTTGCTATCCTTGCGACATTCAACTCCCTGAGTTTGCTCAATCACATCCTCCACCGTAAACTCTTTTTTCGCTCTGGTACGAGACATTAACCTTCCCGCACCGTGAGAACAAGAGCAATAGCTATCATGATTTCCTTTACCTTTAACAATGTAAGATTTCGTCCCCATTGAACCAGGAATTATGCCATAGTCTTCTGGTTGAGCGCGTACTGCCCCCTTGCGAGTTACATAAACATCTTCGCCAAAATGAACTTCTTTTTCGGCATAGTTATGGTGACAATTTACGGATAACAGAGGCTTAATTTCCTTCCCTCCAGTAACAAATTCTTCGACAATCCGTTTAAAACGCTCCATCATTACGTCTCGGTTGAAACGAGCATAATCTTGCGCCCACTGTAAATCGCGCCAATAAGCCTCAAATTCGTGCGTACCTGCCACAAAATAAGCTAGGTCAGGATCGGGCAAGCTAAGATTAGCTAACTCTGCCAGCTTTTTACCTGTAGAAATATGACATTGAGCCAACTTGTTGCCAATATGTCGTGAACCAGAATGAAGCATCAGCCAGACATGATTTTCTGTGTCTAAACAAAGCTCGATAAAGTGATTACCACCACCTAAAGAACCCATTTGCTTCTGGGCCTTATT
Proteins encoded in this region:
- a CDS encoding photosystem II D2 protein (photosystem q(a) protein) encodes the protein MTIAVGRAPAKRGIFDAVDDWLKRDRFVFVGWSGILLFPCAYMAIGGWLTCTTFVTSWYTHGLASSYLEGCNFLTVAASTPADSMGHSLLFLWGPEAGWSFTRWCQIGGLWAFIALHGAFALIGFMLRQFEISRLVGIRPYNAIAFSAPIAVFVSVFLLYPL
- a CDS encoding RtcB family protein, whose amino-acid sequence is MPHEQLDLSSNKPILSWANHQLDNREAQMAKNVASLPFVFKHLALMPDVHLGKGALVGSVIATKDAVIPAAVGVDIGCGMAAVKLPFTGDRLEGKLKNIRHQIERSIPVGRWENKSIEKKVTNWQGWRDFKELHPGVQDLDNKAQKQMGSLGGGNHFIELCLDTENHVWLMLHSGSRHIGNKLAQCHISTGKKLAELANLSLPDPDLAYFVAGTHEFEAYWRDLQWAQDYARFNRDVMMERFKRIVEEFVTGGKEIKPLLSVNCHHNYAEKEVHFGEDVYVTRKGAVRAQPEDYGIIPGSMGTKSYIVKGKGNHDSYCSCSHGAGRLMSRTRAKKEFTVEDVIEQTQGVECRKDSKIIDEIPGAYKPIEEVMAQQSDLVEVVATIKQVVCIKG
- a CDS encoding photosystem I assembly protein Ycf4 — protein: MTTNQTKQQTLRHDILGSRRLSNLLWAVIVTIGGIGFLLAGLSSYFKTNLLIVSDTSELQFIPQGVALTFYGVAGSLLATYLWLLLVWNVGGGYNEFDKDTGKVTIARQGYPGKNRRVEVEIPIEEVQSVRVEIREGLSPKRALYLRSKKRRDIPLTRVGEPIALATLENQGAELARFLQIPLEGL